In the Candidatus Chlamydia sanziniae genome, ACGATGTTCTTTCATTTTTGGAGAAATGAGATCACGAGCAATATAAACTAAACTCTTCATAACAGCAAAGCCTCCAATGCTAACTCCTGCAAAGGCAACACTTAATAAAATGCTTTGCGGCAGGCCAGGAGCTAGAATTGTCAAGGCAACGACAACAACGATGATGGCTACTGTGAGGACAATCAAACCAGCAAGGAGAGTGACGGAGTGGTTGAACATTCTTCCTTCCAACTCTGCAATGTACACTTGAGAGCGAGCAGTCGGAGCAAGTAGTAAACAAGTTTTATCTGCAGGTCCTGAAACTGACGGACTTGGAGTTTTAGGTACAGAATGATTATTATCGCTAGGATTTATTCGAAAAACTGGCATAAGAAAAAAAATAAAAACAGTTATTTCTATTATAAAATAGCTTTTCGATATCGACTAGAGAACAAAATCCTTAAGGAATTTAACAAAGATAATACAAGTTACTTAAAAAAGCTTAGAATATAGAATTGTTTAATAGAAGGTCACTCGGAAAATCAAAGTAGCAATTGGGGGAAGTTCTATATCAATACCCCAACCATGGTTAGGATTTTCACAGATTTTGGGAGGACGCCTGCCTTTTCCCGATCCCCCAAAATGTTGATCATCTGTATTGAACAACAATTCACAGCTGGCGAGATTGCAGCAATGGAATTCATAGGAAGGAAATGTTCCCCCACTCAAGTGGTGCACACAAAGGAGAGCACTTTTCCGTTCTCCTCTAGCGAAACGGTAATAGGCAATGACATTATTTTCTATATCCTGGAAGTCTACCCAAAGGAAGGAATCTCGAGTGCCATCTCCCAGCCATAGGTAGGGCTGCTGAAAATAGAAAGCATTCAATTCTGCAGCGCACTGCTGGAGCGCTTTATGCTCGGGATGTTTTAAAAGCTCCCAATCTAAGGCACGATCCGGGGTCCATTCATTCCATTGTCCGAACTCTCCCCCCATAAAGAGTAGTTTTACCCCTGGGAGACAAAGTTGATAGCTCAGCAGCAGCCGGAGGTGGGCGAAGCGTGTCCAAGAATCTCCAACCATCTTATTCATTAGGCTACCTTTTCCATGAACGACCTCATCATGTGAGAGGGGGAGAACAAAGCTTTCATCAAAGGCATACCACAAACTGAAGGTCAGATCTTTTTGGTGATATCTACGATAAATAGGGTCCTTAGTAAAATAGTGAAAGGTATCATGCATCCACCCTAAATTCCATTTATAATCGAATCCTAACCCTTGAGCTTCTGGGGTGTCTGTAACTCCAGGAAATGCTGTAGATTCCTCAGCAAATGTTAATACTCCGGGATACTCACGATGAACTACAGAGTTTAGATGTTTAAAAAATTCGATAGCTTCGAGATTTTCTCTACCTCCATGGATATTGGGGGACCACTCTCCGTTTTGACGTCCGTAATCACGGTAGAGCATGGAGGCAACAGCATCTACGCGTAGGCCGTCTATATGCATTTTGTCGAGCCAGAACAATGCGCTTCCCAATAAGAAGTTTGAGACTTCCTTACGGCCATAATTAAAAGTGTAGGTATGCCAATGAGGATGGAAAGGATTGCGATGTCCCATATATTCATAGAGAGAGTCCCCATCAAAAGAAGCTAAGGCAAAGCTATCTGTGGGGAAATGGCCAGGGACCCAGTCCAGGATAACCCCGAGATTGTGTCTGTGTAGGTAGTCTACGAAATACTGAAAATCCTCGGGAGGGCCGTAGCGAAACGTGGGTGCGTAATAACCCGTCACCTGATATCCCCAAGATTCATTTAAAGGGTGTTCCGTTATGGGGAGTAGTTCGATGTGGGTGTAGTGCATCTTCTTACAGTACTGAGCGAGCTGTTGCGCGCACTTGCGATAATTTAATGGGGTTCCATTTTCCCATTGCCAGGAACCAAGATGTATTTCGTAAATTGCCAAAGGACGTTCTCTTTGTTCTCTACGCTGTTTCATCCAAGTGTCATCACTCCAACGGTACCGATCACTATTCACGACGATAGCAGCGGCTTCGGGAGGAGAATCAAAACTTTTCCCATAGGGGTCTGTCTTAATGACAAGCTCTCCTGATACTGTGATTATCTCCCATTTGTATCGATTTCCTTCTTCAAGGCCGGGAACAAAGAGCTCCCAAACCCCCTCTATAGAGACTTTACGTAAGGGGTTGACAAGGCCGTGCCAGAAATTGAAATCTCCGATTACAGAGACCCTTTGTGCTCTTGGAGCCCAAACGGTAAAGAGCACACCGGGAATCCCCTCTACTTGCCAAGGAATGGCCCCCATATGTTCATAAATACGATAATGTGTCCCTTGAAGGAATAAAAAATTATCCATTTCACTCCAAAGGGGAGGAAAAGCATAAGGATCATGGGCTAGCAATCCATTTTGATGATAGATGCGGTAATCTTTGGAGGTGATTCCTTTAGGTACGGAGATAGAAAAGAGCCCAGAGTGATGAGGAATAGCCGCATGGTGTTTTCCTAAGAGTTCAATGGTAACATGGCAAGCGCCTGGGCGAAAAAGAACAATACGATCTTGGAGGGCATCTTCAGGTACGATACCTAAAAGCTCATGAGGATTACTTTGCTTTCCTGAGATGAGCAAAGTAAGATCTTGAGCATTGAACAGACGGTCAACCATAGAAGGGCGCTATCTATTTACAAAAACAATCCCATAGATAAGTTGTTCCTGCTTTTATCTCCACATTTTCTCCTAAAGCTATTTGTTTAAATCCCGAAAAACGCCTCCGGGTCCACTGGCGTAGGCGGGCAGTGCGCAAAGAAGAACAAAACTGCAGAAACAATGGTGTCGTATGATAAGCCTCTAAGCTCACTTGACGAATGGTCTTTTTTGTCCAGATCATGGACAAAGTCCCGATATTAGGGAGATGCACTCCTACTAAACGCCCGCAAGGAAATTCGGGAGGTAAAGCAGGAAGGATTTGTATGAACTTCCCTTGATAGGAAATGAAAATTTCTTGCAGCATGACAAAGCTATGAGCAAGAAGCGAAAAAGGCACTTCCAATTCGTGATTTGGGGTGATATCGGGGAGGATCCCCTGCCATTCTGTATCATAAAGGCGAGGAAGGAAACATTCTGAAAATCCTGACAGTACTAGGGAGAGTAGAGTTGGAACGATTTCTGTAATTTTTTTTTCACGAATTTTTTGATGTGCCCTAGCGAGCAGCCTTCCTGTTCCGTAGGTAGGGAGAGGATCTTCATGCTTTTCTTTAGGGACCATAGCGGCTAACCGCAGCCATAAAGGAAGCATTTCTTTGAGGTCCTGACGCTGCCGGATCTTTTGCCAATCAGCATGTTTATGCACACCGAGGGAAAGGAGAGGTACTGCTAAAGATGCTGAGGGGAGCTTTCCTTTTAAAGATGTGGTATATTCTCCTGAAGGAAGAAGGTAATATTTGTAGCACTCCGAGGTAATTGCCAATCCTCCGCGATGTAAATCCTGAAATACTACGAAACGCTTCAAAGGGCCCTGCATAACCACAGATTCTTTAGCGAGAAGCTCATGGGTTGAGGAGAAGAGGCTCCAACAACTAGGAAATACTCTTGCATAGAGTGTGGCGCCTGGGATGGGTAGGGCTTTACCAGGAATTCGGGTGTAAGGTTTGAAATATTGTGTTAGAGAAATCATAGACATTCTCCACATAGGCTTGCATTTCTGATAGTGTTAAGTCGTATAGAAACTAATGTGTTTATCTGGGTGTTGGGAAAGGCAGAGAAAAAGACCTTCTCAAAATATGGGGAATGCCCTACGGCCACACCGTCGTGGATTTGTTCAACGAGTACCTGGGTTATAGCGCCTAGGCGTTTGACCATTTCCTTATGGGCCACTTGCTTTGCCACTTCAGCAAGAAGCTTCTTACGTTCTGTTATGACCTTCTGCGTTACTTGGTGTTCGAAGCTTGCTGCTTTCGTTCGACGGCGAGAACTGTAGGGGAAAATATGCACTTTGATAAAGCCTATATCTTCGATTAGCCGCAAGGTATCTTCAAAATCCTGTTCACTTTCTCCTGGGAATCCTACAATCACATCTGTGGTAAAAGCATATTGAGAATCGTAGGTACGTAAGTCTTCCACACAGTTTAAAAAATCCTGGCGTGTATATTTGCGATTCATCCGTCTTAAGATACTATTCGATCCCGATTGAAGAACAAGGTGGGAGGAGGGACACGTATGCTCACAAGAAGTCAGTGCTCTGCGTAGCTCTTCAGTAACATCCTCTGGATCTATAGAGGAAATACGGATTCTTTCTATCCCCTGGATTTTATCTATCTCGTAGATGAGAGCAGCTAAGGAGATGTCTTTGTCGCAATAATCTCCCACGTTAATTCCCGTAATGACGACTTCGCGATAACCTCGTGAGATAAGACCTGAGATTTCCTCTAAAATTTCTTGTGCAGGCCGGGAGATGGAACGTCCTCGCAAATAGGGAATAATGCAGTAGGAGCAAAAAGAGTTGCACCCATCTTGAATCTT is a window encoding:
- the glgB gene encoding 1,4-alpha-glucan branching protein GlgB produces the protein MVDRLFNAQDLTLLISGKQSNPHELLGIVPEDALQDRIVLFRPGACHVTIELLGKHHAAIPHHSGLFSISVPKGITSKDYRIYHQNGLLAHDPYAFPPLWSEMDNFLFLQGTHYRIYEHMGAIPWQVEGIPGVLFTVWAPRAQRVSVIGDFNFWHGLVNPLRKVSIEGVWELFVPGLEEGNRYKWEIITVSGELVIKTDPYGKSFDSPPEAAAIVVNSDRYRWSDDTWMKQRREQRERPLAIYEIHLGSWQWENGTPLNYRKCAQQLAQYCKKMHYTHIELLPITEHPLNESWGYQVTGYYAPTFRYGPPEDFQYFVDYLHRHNLGVILDWVPGHFPTDSFALASFDGDSLYEYMGHRNPFHPHWHTYTFNYGRKEVSNFLLGSALFWLDKMHIDGLRVDAVASMLYRDYGRQNGEWSPNIHGGRENLEAIEFFKHLNSVVHREYPGVLTFAEESTAFPGVTDTPEAQGLGFDYKWNLGWMHDTFHYFTKDPIYRRYHQKDLTFSLWYAFDESFVLPLSHDEVVHGKGSLMNKMVGDSWTRFAHLRLLLSYQLCLPGVKLLFMGGEFGQWNEWTPDRALDWELLKHPEHKALQQCAAELNAFYFQQPYLWLGDGTRDSFLWVDFQDIENNVIAYYRFARGERKSALLCVHHLSGGTFPSYEFHCCNLASCELLFNTDDQHFGGSGKGRRPPKICENPNHGWGIDIELPPIATLIFRVTFY
- the mtaB gene encoding tRNA (N(6)-L-threonylcarbamoyladenosine(37)-C(2))-methylthiotransferase MtaB produces the protein MVVGKTEVTFKLICLGCRVNQYEIQGYRDQLTILGYHEILDPQKPVDLCIVNTCAVTGAAESASRHTVRQLCRQNPHACLVITGCLGESDKEFFSSLGRQCLIIPNKDKSRLIEKIFPYTEMLPEFQIRNFEGKSRACIKIQDGCNSFCSYCIIPYLRGRSISRPAQEILEEISGLISRGYREVVITGINVGDYCDKDISLAALIYEIDKIQGIERIRISSIDPEDVTEELRRALTSCEHTCPSSHLVLQSGSNSILRRMNRKYTRQDFLNCVEDLRTYDSQYAFTTDVIVGFPGESEQDFEDTLRLIEDIGFIKVHIFPYSSRRRTKAASFEHQVTQKVITERKKLLAEVAKQVAHKEMVKRLGAITQVLVEQIHDGVAVGHSPYFEKVFFSAFPNTQINTLVSIRLNTIRNASLCGECL